The Pirellulales bacterium genomic interval ACCGCCGTCGCCATTGGTGGCCGTGTTGTCTGGCCTCGAAAAGCCGGGCAACATCGGCGCGGTGCTCCGCAGCGCCGATGCGGCCGGCGTGTCGGCCGTAATCGTGGCCGACGGCCAGGTGGACCTGTTTAATCCCAACTGCATTCGCGCCAGCCTGGGCACGATCTTCGAGATGCCGCTGGCCACCGCCAGTTCATCGGAAACGCTCGACTGGCTGCGCGCCAATGGTTTGGCGATCTTCGCCGCGCTGCCGACCGCGGAGCTTGAGTACACACGCGCGAACCTCTCCGGTCCCGCGGCGCTGGTGCTCGGCAGCGAGGTCGAAGGGCTTTCGTCGCTCTGGCACGCGCCTGGCGTGACTAGCATTCGGCTGCCCATGCTGGGACTGGCCGATAGCCTCAATGTTTCGGCCACGGCGGCCGTACTTTTTTACGAAGCGCTGCGCCAACGCCTCAGCCTGCGCTCCAGCAGCATAGCGGAGTTCCCCCAACCCCGATCTTCATAATGAGTGGTACAGGAATTTGAGGCTGGTCAGCCTCCCTTGCGGTTACGCTTCCGCTCAGGCAAGTGCGGACGGATCTTTTCCCATTGCTCATCCGTGACTTTGACATCGTGTCGCTTGGCCATCAAAAGTCTCCTTTCGATGACACGTCCTAACTCAACTCCTTGCACAGTGGAAGGTTAGTTCACGACGGTTTTGAAACTAGCTCTACTTGAGTCTCGTGGATGGCGATTTGATCGTGCAACACGCGCATACCGCCCACCGGGAAGCTGAAGGCAGAGAGTCTTGAATATGGTTACATCGTTAGAAAAGATTTCCTCCGAAGCATTTAGATTTCTCGAGTCGTCTTTTAAGTTCCAACGTGTGCTTTCTAGTGAGACGTTGGTCCGGTGGGAGTCGAACAACGTTTTTGTACAAATTCGATACGATGCCCACCGCTCATTTGAAGT includes:
- a CDS encoding RNA methyltransferase — encoded protein: MITSPQNPRVKEVARLRDARHRRRAGRYLIDGARELLRAIESRVALETVFYCRELCRTADSQAVLARLDALNVERCEVAPRVLEKLAFGDRAEGVLAVAITPQTRLDQIQLPPSPLVAVLSGLEKPGNIGAVLRSADAAGVSAVIVADGQVDLFNPNCIRASLGTIFEMPLATASSSETLDWLRANGLAIFAALPTAELEYTRANLSGPAALVLGSEVEGLSSLWHAPGVTSIRLPMLGLADSLNVSATAAVLFYEALRQRLSLRSSSIAEFPQPRSS
- a CDS encoding transposase gives rise to the protein MAKRHDVKVTDEQWEKIRPHLPERKRNRKGG